The following proteins are encoded in a genomic region of Pyrus communis chromosome 11, drPyrComm1.1, whole genome shotgun sequence:
- the LOC137749298 gene encoding putative pentatricopeptide repeat-containing protein At1g09680, with protein sequence MALFKIPRSYQLLSSPHTYNCRYCLRFSSATTTAAATNWYSLPPNPHNEDPKLSAISHAIKNHSQSLDYSSSLRKLLPSLTARDVINLINLNPHSLSPLSLLSFFEWLSSHPTFRHTVQSYCTMAHFLCAHQMYPQALSLLRLVVSRRGKDSASSVFASILETRGTHRSNYVFDALMNAYLDSGFVSDAFQCFRLLRKHNFRIPFHVCGCLLDKMLKLNSPVVAWEYFLEILDAGFPPKVYAFNVLMHKMCKEGKIEQVQMVFDEIGKRGLRPSVVSFNTLINGYCKSGNLEEGFRLKRGMEESRTWPDVYTYSVLINGLCKECRLDDANLLFDEMCERGLVPNFVTFTTLIDGQCKNGRIDLAMEIYQKMLGRGIKPDVISYNTLINGLCKVGDLKEARKLVEEMNMTGVKPDTVTYTTLIDGCCKEGDLHSALEIRQGMIIQGIKLDNVAFTALISGLGREGRTLDAEKMLREMLDSGMKPDDATYTMVIDGFCKKGNVKMGFKLLKEMQSDDYVPSVVTYNALMNGLCKLGQMKNASMLLHAMINLGVAPDDITYNILLEGHCKHGNPEDFEKLRSEKGLALDYASYTSLVSEFSKFSKDRRKR encoded by the coding sequence CACCACCGCAGCCGCAACCAATTGGTACTCGCTCCCGCCAAATCCTCACAATGAAGACCCGAAGCTCTCAGCTATCTCCCACGCCATCAAAAACCACTCTCAGTCTCTCGACTACTCCTCCTCTCTCAGAAAGCTCCTCCCTTCCCTCACAGCCCGTGACGTTATCAATCTCATCAACCTCAACCcccactctctctcccctctctctctcctctccttcttcGAGTGGCTCTCTTCTCACCCCACGTTTCGCCACACCGTCCAATCCTACTGCACCATGGCCCACTTCCTTTGCGCTCACCAAATGTACCCCCAAGCCCTCTCCCTCCTACGACTCGTCGTTTCTCGCAGGGGAAAGGATTCTGCATCTTCCGTCTTCGCTTCGATTCTCGAAACTAGAGGTACCCATCGGTCCAATTATGTGTTTGATGCTTTGATGAATGCGTATTTGGATTCCGGGTTTGTTTCCGATGCATTTCAGTGCTTTAGATTGCTTAGGAAGCATAATTTCCGAATCCCATTTCATGTTTGTGGCTGTTTGCTTGATAAAATGTTGAAGTTGAACTCGCCTGTGGTGGCCTGGGAGTATTTTTTGGAGATTTTGGACGCTGGGTTTCCACCGAAAGTGTACGCTTTCAATGTTTTGATGCACAAAATGTGTAAGGAAGGAAAAATTGAACAGGTCCAgatggtgtttgatgaaattggGAAGCGGGGTTTGCGCCCGAGTGTGGTTAGTTTCAATACTCTGATTAATGGGTATTGCAAATCCGGGAATCTGGAGGAGGGTTTTAGGTTGAAGAGAGGTATGGAGGAGAGCAGAACGTGGCCTGATGTATATACTTACAGTGTTTTGATCAATGGGTTGTGTAAGGAGTGTAGGCTGGATGACGCAAACttgttgtttgatgaaatgtGTGAGAGGGGGTTGGTTCCGAATTTTGTCACATTTACGACTTTGATTGACGGGCAGTGTAAGAATGGCAGGATTGATTTGGCAATGGAAATTTATCAGAAAATGTTGGGGAGAGGTATCAAACCAGATGTGATTTCGTATAATACACTCATAAATGGCCTTTGCAAGGTTGGTGATTTGAAGGAAGCTAGGAAGCTTGTTGAGGAGATGAATATGACTGGGGTGAAGCCTGACACGGTCACTTATACTACACTTATTGATGGATGCTGCAAAGAAGGAGATTTACATTCGGCGCTAGAGATAAGGCAGGGAATGATTATACAAGGGATTAAGCTTGACAATGTAGCTTTCACAGCCCTTATTTCGGGATTGGGTAGAGAGGGAAGAACCCTTGACGCTGAAAAAATGTTGAGGGAGATGTTAGATTCTGGCATGAAACCTGATGATGCCACGTATACAATGGTCATTGATGGGTTTTGCAAGAAGGGCAATGTTAAAATGGGTTTTAAGTTGCTCAAGGAGATGCAGAGTGATGACTATGTGCCGAGTGTTGTAACCTATAACGCTCTTATGAATGGACTATGCAAGCTAGGGCAGATGAAAAATGCTAGTATGCTCTTACATGCTATGATTAATTTGGGGGTGGCTCCAGATGACATTACATACAACATTCTATTGGAAGGGCACTGCAAGCATGGAAACCCAGAGGACTTTGAAAAGCTACGGAGTGAGAAAGGGCTTGCTCTTGATTATGCTTCATATACTTCGCTAGTTAGCGAATTCAGTAAGTTTTCAAAGGATCGTCGAAAGAGATGA
- the LOC137707691 gene encoding increased DNA methylation 3-like codes for MGAENVGNRRPHSEDSGIVLTGTANAKEGNGGLVDIGESKDAYLARVALAGLQTNRGNVKCVIQRDGKVHIQGVMNGVELLKNSSTVYHMRAQQLSSPGPFTLSFRLPGPVDPRLFSPHFQHDGILEIVVLKSSKLSKK; via the exons ATGGGAGCAGAAAATGTGGGGAATCGTCGTCCACATTCGGAGGATTCGGGTATCGTTTTGACTGGAACAGCAAATGCAAAGGAAGGTAATGGCGGTCTTGTTGACATTGGCGAGAGCAAAGATGCCTACCTTGCTCGAGTTGCACTTGCTGGTCTTCAAACAAATCGAG GTAACGTAAAATGTGTTATCCAACGTGACGGAAAGGTTCATATACAAGGAGTCATGAACGGTGTTGAGCTTTTGAAAAACTCATCAACTGTGTACCATATGAGAGCCCAGCAACTATCCTCGCCTGGACCATTTACCCTTTCTTTCAGGCTCCCTGGACCTGTTGACCCCCGTCTGTTTTCTCCTCATTTCCAGCATGATGGAATCCTTGAGATCGTTGTTCTCAAATCCAGCAAATTAAGCAAAAAGTGA